ACGCTCACGCCCAGCACCTCGCAGCTCAGGCTCACCGGCCAGCTCTCCTTCATCGTCCGGATCCAGGCGTACTTTGCAGAACATCCTGCGCAAAGTACGCCGCCGCTTTTTTTGCGATGTCGCGCTCCATCTTCACGCGCGCCAGTTCCGCCCTCAGCCTGGCCAGCTCCATCTGCTCTGGCGTCACCGGCCGGTCGCCAGCGCCACCAAGCTGCCCCTGCTCACTGGAGCGCACCCAGTTGCTCAGGCTGGCCTTGGGAATGCCCAGCACCTTCGCCGTCATCCCCACCGACTGGCCTGCCCTGACCAGCCTGACGGCCTCCAGCTTGAACTCCTGCGTGTACTTCCCACGCACTTGCTTGTCATTCATCTCGTAGCTCCTGTCTCTGATTCCATCATCAGCCAAGAACTACGTTTTTCGGGGGCAAGGTCATGGAGTCCACGCCACGCGCGCGGCTGGCGCACTGCGGCTCGAACAGACCGCGCTTTCCTCTGGCCTACTCCAGCGCTGTGGCTTCCACGATCGCCGCAAACTGCTCCAACATCTCCGGCTGCTGCTGCTTCAGGTACTTCGCCACCTTCGCGTTCTCAAGAAGCTTGGCGAGGTAGCCCCTGGCCAAGACAAGGTTTAACACGTCCTGCCCGTACGACTGCTCGACCAACCGATACTGGCCCTGCAGGTTCGCCATCTCGCGCTCCATGCGCGCCATCTGCTCGGGCGTCACGCCGCTCACTTTCCGTGGCCGCATTCCGTCCACCAAGGCCGACGCTGAAGTCGCGACAAGCAGCGCCTCGGCATAGGCCACAGTGAGGTTGTTCGCGGAAATCATCAACTCCGCGCACTCCACCTGGCGCGTCGGCTTCATCTTGCGGATCACCCGGCCCAGCTCAGCCGAGAACTGCCGGTCCTTGAAGAGCTCGACAGCCTCCGGGCAGATCCCGTCCAGGAGGTTCACCTTCTTGGCGATATGGCTCACGTCCACACTGAGCGCGCTGGCCAACCGTTCGGGTGAGACACCCCGATCGATCGCGCGTCGGATCATGTAGTGCTCCTGGATCGTCGACAGGCGGTTGATCCGGTTGTTGTAGGTGTAAGCCTCGTCGTCGGTGGCGACCAAGCAGGGTGCGTCCTCCTGCCCCAGGTCGCGCAGCACCACCAGCCGCACGTGCCCGTCTAGTAGAAGGTGCTGGCCCGTGCCGGCGTCCATCGCCGCAACGGAGAGCGGCTCAATCAGCCCGATCTCCTGGATTGACGCCCGGATCTGCCTGAACTTCCGCGACGTCGCCAGACCAGCCGGCACCTTGCGCGAAGGCAGGATCCGATCCAACGGCACCACCAGCGGCGCCGGCACAAAACCCAAGGCAACACCAGTCATGCCCGCCGCCCGTCGGTCCACACCCGCTCGGCGAGGTACTTCGGCAGGGTGTCCAGCCCCTCGGCCCGGAGCAAGTTGACGAAGTTCTCGTCCTGAAAGAGTTGCTGCAACGCACTCACCGCGAAGAGCAGTCGTTGCTGTGCGAACGTCGCCTTTCGCACCATAGCCTTCTGTCGCTCGACCTCCTTCTGATAGGTGCGTACCAGGCTCGAGGTCGTCACGTCTGCGGCCTTGCGCGGCATGCACTTGCCGACCGATCGCCCGAGGACGGCACGCCGCTCAAGCACACGCCGAGCGTCGATCAGTCTGCGCCCCCGTAGCGTGCCCGCCTCGTAGGCGTCCTGCAGTGCGGTCTGCACGGCTTTGTTGTCGTCGCCTGCGCCGACGATGGATAGAGCCGCATTCAGTGGCAGGTCACCCTTCTCGACGGCGACCAGCAGTCGCTGCTCACCTCGCTGGATCAACGTGAGGATGCCTTGGACATAGCTCAGCGTTAGCCCGGTTTTGGTGGCGATCTGCTTCGGCGTGTACCCCCGATCTCGGAGCTGCTGGATGCCGGCGAGCAACTCCAGCGGCCGCCACTGCCGCCGCGCGATGTTTTCAGTCAAGCTCATGATGAACGCGTCTTCGTCGCCGACGACAACGACCAGCGCAGGAATCGTCGCCTCGCCCAGCGCCTTGAAGGCCTTCATGCGCCCCTCGCCGCACACGAGCAGGTAGCGTTCGTCGCCATTAGGCCCACGCCGCGGTGTCACGACGATCGGCTTCTTCAACCCGATGGTCTTGATGTTGCCGACGATCTCCCCAAAGGCCCGGCTGTTGCGCTCGCGCGGGTTGAGCACCTCGATGCGATCGATCGGGATCTGTCGAAGCTCCTGCTGGCGATCTGCGCTCACGCCGCCACCCGCAGCCGCGCCCGGGCGGCCATTCCATAGAGGTAGTCGAGCGTCTCGAAGCGATAACTCTCGAGCTCAGCGGTGTTCTGCTCGGCAAGGCTGATGCGCGACGGGCCGAAGTCAACCCGCGGGAGGAGGTAGAAGTCCCGCACTGCCTGGTTGCCGTCATCGAGCCGGGCCGCCACGGAGATGTCCGGCGCGAGGCTGGTGTCGAGTCGAATCTTCCAACGGTTGTGGCCACTGTCGACGGCGTGGCACCGTGCAAGGACGATGGACACCGTGAACTCGCGGTTCACCCACAGCACGTCGGTGGCCGGGTCTCGCTCGAAGGAGCCGCCGAGGTTGGCGATCTCGCGCTCGATCTGCTGCACCAGGTCAGGGTGCATGCGGCGCAGCTGGCGGTTGATCTCCACGTATCGGTAGTCGCGGTCGGGTGTATAGCCCACCAGCTGATAGGCACGGACGAGGCTGCCGAAGCGGTGCGCATAGACAGCGGCGCAGGGCATGCCTTCGGCCTCGTTGATCACCAGTCCGGACAGGAAGCCGCGGTTGCGATACAGACCGCGCAACCGTTCGATCAGCTCCTCGTCGGTGTAGCGACGCGCCCGTGCCCGGATGATCCCCTGGGCGGTGTAGAACACGTCGGGCGGCACGATGCCGGTGAACGCGCCCTCCCGCCGGATCCACATGTCGGGCGGATTCACCACCCGCACCTTCTTCAGCTTGAACGAGACCCGGTTGTAGATGTTGTGGCCGACGTACTTCTCGTTGGTCAGCACCTCGTGCACCGTTGCCCGGGTCCACTCGCGGCCGAGGTCCGTGCGCAAGCGCATGCCGTTGAGCCGGCCAGCGATCTCCGATTCAACCAGACCGTCGTCAATGAACCAGCGGTAGATCTGGTTGACGATCCGAACCTCTTCTTCGGGGCCGGGCGTCAGGATGACGCGGTCGGTCTGCAGGCTCTTCTGCTCCCCGCGGGAGAGCTCCGTCTTAGCCGCCCCCTGTACATCAACCAGCGTGCGGCGCAGGCCGTACCCGGCTGGCCCGCCCTGACGAAAACCCAGCTCGATCAGTCGGCACTGGCCAGCAAACACTTTTGCCGAGAGCTCGCGGCTGTACTCGCCAGCCATCGCCCGCTTGACACCCTTGACGATCGTCGACACCGGCGAGCCGTCGTTCTCGAACTGTTCGGCGCAGTAGGCGACTTGGATACCAGCACGCCGGCAGATGTACTCGTAGTACGCGCTCTCGTCGGCGTCCTGGAAGCGTCCCCAGCGGCTGACGTCGTAGACGAGGATGATCTGGAAGTCGGCGCGCTTGTTCTCCACGTCATGAATCAGGCGCTGCAGCGCTTGGCGTCCGTCGATGCGCAGCCCGCTCTTACCCTCGTCTGCGTAGGTCGCAACGATCTCGATGCCGCGCCGCGCGGCGTACTCGCGGATCTTGTCGCCCTGGTTCTCGGTGGAGTACTGCTGGTGCTCGGTCGACATGCGCACGTACTCGGCCGCGCGCATGCGGATGGGCACCTCCTGCCCTTCGGTTCGTGGGACGTCCGATTGCATGTACGGCCTCCACCAGGTCAACGGGCCAACGGGCCTCACCGGCAAGGCACCGGTGGCGCAGGCGACGCCGTCGGTCGATGCGGGCCTGATGGAAAGGTCGTGCGTCGGCGCTCGGCGGTCGTGTTCGCCCTGCCAAGGTAGCAGCGAAGCTATGGCGCGTCGATCGAGTAGGCTGTTTGCAATCAGCTGCGAAGACGCTAAGTGCCTGACAGCAAAGTTATTTTGACGATCCACGCGTCCATCTTTGCAATCTCGCCCTTTTCGGCCGGAGTGAGGTGGTAAGTGCCTGAGGCCAAAGGAGAAACCTGCGGGATCGCGTCCATCTTTGCAATCAAACCTGGTTGACGCATGGCGTTGCGAACCTGTTGTTGACGGCGGTTGCGCTCGACGTAACCGGGGTGCTCGGCCCGGTACTGCTGCCAGTAGTCGGTGTGGCTCTCGCGCCAGCGACGCTGGCACTGGAGTTGGTTGGCGCGGTAGTCCCCGTCGGCGTGGCGTTTCTCCCGTTGCCAAAGCTTGCGGCGCTCTCGCTGGCACTCGGGTCGGCTGCAGTAGTTCTGTGTCGGCACGCGTGCTGATGTCTGGAAGGCGTCTGCGCACGCGAGGCATCTCTTGAGTCCCATGGAATCCTCCCTGCGCGAAGGGCGTGATAGCCCGGTGGCAGCGGCAGGGCGCCGCCGCTAAGCTGGCGCGATGGACTCGGACGAACGTCAGTCGCTGATGCGCATCGCTGCGTTCGGCCAAGTCCGACGTCTACTCGAGACTCACGACCAACTGACGGCCACCGACCTGGGCGCCGGGTTCACCTTCGAGGGCGAGCGTGTGCCGCTCGTGAACCCGCAACGCGGCATCTTCAAGCCGCAGCAGATGCAGCACCTGCTGTCGATCAAGACGGTGTTCCCAAAAGCTGGCGCCAAGGTCTGGTACGACGACCAGAGGCACGTCCACCGCCAGATCTACGAGGGTGAAGAGACGATCGACTACGCGTTCATGGGCACCGACCCCGACGTGGCCGAGAACCGCTGGCTGCGCGAGGCGATGGAGCAGCAGGTGCCAATCATCTACTTCCTCGGTGTGTCACCCGGGCGCTACCAGCCGGTCGTGCCGGCGTTCATCGTGGGTTGGGACGCGCAGGCATCCAAGGCGAAGGTGGCGTTCGGTGACCCGTTGTCCCTGGCTGCCAAGCCCCCGGGGGACCGTGCTGAACGTCGGTACGCGCTGCGCATGGTGCAGCAGCGCTTGCATCAGGCCTCGTTCCGCGACGCGGTTATCACCGCCTATCGTGGGCGGTGTGCGCTGTCAGGCTTGCCAGAGCCGCTGTTGCTGGATGCGGCTCACATCGTGGCTGACATGGACGAGCGGCTTGGGCAGCCGATCGTCCCGAATGGCATTCCGCTCTCGAAGATCCATCATGCGGCCTTCGACGCGCACCTTATTGGGGTCGACCCGGATTATCGCGTGCATGTTTCGGAGCGGCTACTTGGGCAGAACGACGGTCCCATGCTCGAGGCTTTGAAGCGACTTCACCGCGGCGAGCTGCACTTGCCTTCCCGATCCCAGGACCGACCTGATCGCGAACGCTTGGCACGTCGGTTTGAGCTTTTCAAGGCAGCGGCATAGCGCGCAGCGAAGCGAGTCGACGTGCAAGCTACTGTTTTCCTCTTTGGGGTTGGCCTGTGCTAGAGATCTCGCCCCGATGCCGCGCGCAGCGCGGGCGCGTATGGCGCAGGCTAGCTTGGCAGGCCGCCGCTCTTCTCGGTGGGCACCAGCTTGGCGTCGGACAGCACCTTGCCCTTGGGCAGATGCTCGGCCGCGTCCGCCTTGATCGCCGCAAGTTGACGAGCGGTCAGCGGCTCGTCATCGGGCTCGTAGCACGAGGGCCGCATCTTCTCGCCTGATCCAGCCAGTAGCGCGGCCAGCAACTTGCTCTCGTGCTCAAACTGCTGCGCCGGTGTGCTCGAAGCGAGGTCAGCCTAGCCGCGCTCGACGGCGACGCGCATCTGCTCGGCGAGCTCTTCGGGCGTGCCGGCAAGGCTGAGGTCGCGAGCGTCGAAGACGCTAGCGCTTGGCTGCTTGTGCTTTGTGCGGCCCACCTTGGCCTTAGCTGCGGCGATTCGTGACCGCGCTTCTTCTTCGGTGAAGCGCGGATTCCACCGAATGAACTCCGCGACCGTCATGCCCGCCAGGTCCTGCTCGAAAGCGACCTCGTACGCGACCGACGCAGGCGTGCCACCGGTGCCGGGCTGCTTGTTCTTCCTGTTCATGGTTTATCCGTCAAAGTCTAAGTGGACGGTGATGCAGAACGCGCGAGCGTACTGATCCAGGCCGCCGCCTTTGTAGCGCCGGCGAGGCGGCCGCCAGCGCTGGATCGAAGGCGCCAACGCGCGCGCGATAGTCCTCTTCCATCAGGCGCTCGAAGTTAGGACTGCCAAACTCGCGCCTGACTGGCTGCATCTGATCCCAAAGGCGGTCCTCGAGCGAGCCGAGCGCCACGCGTCGAAGGATGGTCCGACAGATCGCGGCCTTTCGCTTGCGCAGCGATGTCAACCAACGCGCCCCTCGCGGTCGCTCCTGCTTTCGAGGTACTCGATGAGCCGGTCGAGCTGGTGCCGGAAGAAGTAGAGCACCATCATGAGAATGGCGAAGGCGACCAGCGCCAGGTAGTGCGTAGATCGGGAGTGTTAGCCACCCCAGCCTGACAAGCCAGTCCACGAGCCATGGCTCCAGGTCGTCGGAGACGAAGACTTGCAAGCCACTCAGCAGCCGCTCGTACGCAGGCGTTCGCACAAACCGCTTCAGACAGTCCAGCAGGGCGCGTCGTTGAATGGCAATGTAGGCGTCGACGTTCGTCGTCACGATTGAAGACGGTGGATTCAGGCTACGACCACATCGGTCATCCACGACTCGAGCCGTAAGGCGCGGCGAGGCTTTCAAACGTTGTCAGGGGCCCCACGAACATCAGCCGTACCGTTCCAGTCGGTCCGTTGCGCTGCTTACCAACGATGATTTCGGTCAGTCCTGTGCACATGCTGGCCGCCCGTGTGTAGTCGTCGCGGTATAGAAGGACGATGACGTCGGCGTCGCATTCAATGGCTCCTGAGTCGCGCAAGTCTGCCAAAGTAGGGCGTTTGTCGGAGCGCGACGCGGGAGATCTTCCTAGTTGCGACAACGCGACCACGGGACAACCGAGTTCTCGAGCAAGTCGCTTCAAGCCCCTCGAGATCTCTCCGACTTGGCCAGCCCGTGTCTCGATGTTGGAAGTGAGTCCTCCGGCCATGAGTTGCATGTAGTCAACGACAACTAGGCCGAGCCGCCCCATTGCGTCTGCGCGTTTGTTCGCCCGTGCGATCAATTCGTTGACTGACAGCGACGGCGTGTCATCGATGACAAGGGGGGCGTCGGACAGCAGATTGAAGGCTTCGATTGCATGACTCCAGTCGTCATCGCTAAGCTGTGCCATTCTCACTCGTTGCAGATCGACTCGACTGATCGAGCTGACGAGTCGGTCCATGACATGGCGGCCGTCCATTTCCATTGAGAAGATGAGGACTGGGGTCCCCTGCTGGATGGCTACGTGGGTGGCAACGTTCAGTGCAAGCGCGCTCTTCCCGATCGACGGACGACCGGCGATCACGATGAGATCTCCCCGGTGCATACCCGTCGTGAGTTGGTCGAGTTCGCGGAACCCGGTTGGCAAGCCAGATGGATCTTGCGTCTGTCCGCGATCGTGCCGATCCGACAGCCGATCGATGAGGTCGGTCAAGAGCTCCCGTGCGGAGGCATCGAGCGACATCGGTACACCTTGTGTGTCACCGCCGCCCGTTGACCGCTTGCAGCTGTGAACAGTCACATCGCATGCGCGCGACCGTGAGTTGAGTCTGTCCTGAGCCATGGCTCCCATGCCGTCGGCCATTCCCCGTGCTACCGAGCCAGCGCACGGTCTCGAGGTCTCGCAGACCTAGATGCTACTCTAAGTCTGTAGACGCATAGTCATCGCACACGCAACCTTCCAGCCCATGTCACGGGGGAAGGTTGCACATGAATCCGCGCGCGCCCGTTTGGCGCGCCATCTACGCGGCGAGCGTGCGTTGCGTGGCCTGTCCCAGGAGGCGCTTGCTGACCTTGCCCTTCTGCACCGAACCTATGTGGGCTCGATTGAGCGCTGCGAGCGCAACGTGTCGCTTGACAACGTCGAACGACTCGCGCGGGCGTTGAATGTCGACATCGCAGATTTGCTTGCTGCCGACTGACGGAGACTAGGTGAGTCGACCCAAACGGAAGGGCGCGCCGCGTGTCGACAACGAGTACGATGTCCGACGAACCGGGCGAGCGCGCGCTCGTGGGCTCGGGTGCGCCTGCAGCTAGACTCTTACGGCGCGCCAGCGCGTAGCTGCGCCGAAGTCCTCGGTCAACACGCACGTTCACATGCACAACACCCCGCTGATTGACTGGCACTCGATGTTCATGGGCGTCGCCATGCTCGCGGCTGCTCGGTCCAAGGACGCGAGGAAGCGGAACGGAGCCTGCATCGCGAGCGCCGACAACAAGATTCTTGGCGTCGGCTATAACGGGCTGCCCCGCGGGTGCGACGATGACGACCCTTCGTACTGGGCGGACGTCGACGACGATCCCGTTCAGTCTCGACATAGCTACATCGTCCATGCTGAAGTGAACGCAATACTCAACTGCGTGGTTCTTCCGCTGACGGGAAGTACGATCTACACGACGCAGTTCCCCTGCCCGAGGTGCGTACAGTCGATCATTCAGGTGGGTATCAAGCGGGTAGTCTTCTTGGACAAGAAGACTCATCAAGTCGCACTCAACAGTGCCTCGGACAAGATGCTCGTAGACGCAGGCATCGAAGTCTTGTCCTTGGAAGAACTGGAGTCGACAGCAAGCCGATGGTGCGAGAAGCTCGACGAGTTTGTTCGAACTACAGGGCAGGAGATGCCTGTCGCGACTGCTCCTCTGCCTCCGAGCGGGATTTAGCTTCATACGCCGTGCGCAAGCGTTCATTCTCCGCGCGGAGATCTGCAATTGCTCGCGCTTGCTCTGCAAGTTGCGCCTCTGCCTTGCGCAGGCGTGCCTCGTCCCGAGATGAAATCTGACAGCCGAGTCGGTCTTGGGCGACAAGCACGTAGGGCTCAAGAGATCTGGGATTGCGGTGCCCTACTTTGATTGCAACCGCTGCAGCTACAGAAGCGGCAGAAGTATCAAGACCAAGCGCGAGCCGTTCCATCAGTTCTAGAAGAATCTGTACATTGACGAAGCGGATTCGCAACGCGTGGAATGACGTTCCCTTCTGAGCACCAATGGAACGCATGAGCTTGGAGAAGATCGTCGTGATTGACCTGTCCTCCAACGGGGTGCAATCGCGTGCCGACAGGAATAGCCCTTGCGGCGGCCGCGTCACTTGCTTGCCTACCAAGAGCTGTGATCGAGGGCCGTCGATGAAGTCACAGATGCGAAGCAAGATCGACGTCGGCAGTTCATAGGTAATGCCGCGATTGAACTTCTGCCGTATAGGGCGGATCAAGACGGTCGCACCAGTATTCGGTCCAATCAGCGAGCGCTTGAACTGATCCACTTGGAAAGAGTTGATCGAACCTCGTCGCAGCCCTGTTTCCAGACCGATGTCAAGTAGCAGGGCGTTTCGCTGCCTTACGTAGACAGACTGCTCGGACGTCATGATCGCGTCCAACACGTCGTCGCGGTCTTGATCGCTCAAGAGGTGCTTTCGGAGACCACGGTCACCTGCAGTCGTCACGCGAAAGAGCGCGGGGTACGTCCGAGTCGAACGACGATTGCCAGACGAGCCTACGCCAATCCCGCAATCAATCTGCGTGCCATTTGGACCGACAGCGTGGTCTGCGATCCGCTTGGTCTTGCGAAGCCAAAGAAACCAGCCGTACACGCAAAGCAGCTTCTGGTTCACAGTGCCGCGAGCGATGCGCTCGTCCCCTTTCGACGCGGGGTTGGCAAGAACGAGCTTCAGCTCAGCGTCTCGAAACTGCTTGAGCGTGGTGTCGCTGGCAGAGACTGGATCAATGCCTACTGATGCGCAGTGTGCCCAGAAGCTCACAACGTTCAGCACCTGCCCATGCACTGTGCTGAGAGCCAGCTGGCAGTAGTCAAGCTGGTGGAACGCGAAGTCAGTGACATCGTCGACCAGCATGCCTCGGTGGGTGTCGTAGACAAGGATGGCATTCAAGTCCTGCCGCAACCGAACTTGCAATTGGTTCCTCACGTCAGCCTCTTGCCCGGGGTGGACGTGGCGGCGAAGCGCCTGTGGTA
This portion of the Methylibium petroleiphilum PM1 genome encodes:
- a CDS encoding recombinase family protein; this translates as MQSDVPRTEGQEVPIRMRAAEYVRMSTEHQQYSTENQGDKIREYAARRGIEIVATYADEGKSGLRIDGRQALQRLIHDVENKRADFQIILVYDVSRWGRFQDADESAYYEYICRRAGIQVAYCAEQFENDGSPVSTIVKGVKRAMAGEYSRELSAKVFAGQCRLIELGFRQGGPAGYGLRRTLVDVQGAAKTELSRGEQKSLQTDRVILTPGPEEEVRIVNQIYRWFIDDGLVESEIAGRLNGMRLRTDLGREWTRATVHEVLTNEKYVGHNIYNRVSFKLKKVRVVNPPDMWIRREGAFTGIVPPDVFYTAQGIIRARARRYTDEELIERLRGLYRNRGFLSGLVINEAEGMPCAAVYAHRFGSLVRAYQLVGYTPDRDYRYVEINRQLRRMHPDLVQQIEREIANLGGSFERDPATDVLWVNREFTVSIVLARCHAVDSGHNRWKIRLDTSLAPDISVAARLDDGNQAVRDFYLLPRVDFGPSRISLAEQNTAELESYRFETLDYLYGMAARARLRVAA
- a CDS encoding replicative DNA helicase — its product is MSLDASARELLTDLIDRLSDRHDRGQTQDPSGLPTGFRELDQLTTGMHRGDLIVIAGRPSIGKSALALNVATHVAIQQGTPVLIFSMEMDGRHVMDRLVSSISRVDLQRVRMAQLSDDDWSHAIEAFNLLSDAPLVIDDTPSLSVNELIARANKRADAMGRLGLVVVDYMQLMAGGLTSNIETRAGQVGEISRGLKRLARELGCPVVALSQLGRSPASRSDKRPTLADLRDSGAIECDADVIVLLYRDDYTRAASMCTGLTEIIVGKQRNGPTGTVRLMFVGPLTTFESLAAPYGSSRG
- a CDS encoding HNH endonuclease, giving the protein MDSDERQSLMRIAAFGQVRRLLETHDQLTATDLGAGFTFEGERVPLVNPQRGIFKPQQMQHLLSIKTVFPKAGAKVWYDDQRHVHRQIYEGEETIDYAFMGTDPDVAENRWLREAMEQQVPIIYFLGVSPGRYQPVVPAFIVGWDAQASKAKVAFGDPLSLAAKPPGDRAERRYALRMVQQRLHQASFRDAVITAYRGRCALSGLPEPLLLDAAHIVADMDERLGQPIVPNGIPLSKIHHAAFDAHLIGVDPDYRVHVSERLLGQNDGPMLEALKRLHRGELHLPSRSQDRPDRERLARRFELFKAAA
- a CDS encoding helix-turn-helix domain-containing protein encodes the protein MSRGKVAHESARARLARHLRGERALRGLSQEALADLALLHRTYVGSIERCERNVSLDNVERLARALNVDIADLLAAD
- a CDS encoding ParB/RepB/Spo0J family partition protein, which produces MSADRQQELRQIPIDRIEVLNPRERNSRAFGEIVGNIKTIGLKKPIVVTPRRGPNGDERYLLVCGEGRMKAFKALGEATIPALVVVVGDEDAFIMSLTENIARRQWRPLELLAGIQQLRDRGYTPKQIATKTGLTLSYVQGILTLIQRGEQRLLVAVEKGDLPLNAALSIVGAGDDNKAVQTALQDAYEAGTLRGRRLIDARRVLERRAVLGRSVGKCMPRKAADVTTSSLVRTYQKEVERQKAMVRKATFAQQRLLFAVSALQQLFQDENFVNLLRAEGLDTLPKYLAERVWTDGRRA
- a CDS encoding plasmid partitioning protein RepB C-terminal domain-containing protein, whose amino-acid sequence is MTGVALGFVPAPLVVPLDRILPSRKVPAGLATSRKFRQIRASIQEIGLIEPLSVAAMDAGTGQHLLLDGHVRLVVLRDLGQEDAPCLVATDDEAYTYNNRINRLSTIQEHYMIRRAIDRGVSPERLASALSVDVSHIAKKVNLLDGICPEAVELFKDRQFSAELGRVIRKMKPTRQVECAELMISANNLTVAYAEALLVATSASALVDGMRPRKVSGVTPEQMARMEREMANLQGQYRLVEQSYGQDVLNLVLARGYLAKLLENAKVAKYLKQQQPEMLEQFAAIVEATALE
- a CDS encoding deoxycytidylate deaminase — its product is MHNTPLIDWHSMFMGVAMLAAARSKDARKRNGACIASADNKILGVGYNGLPRGCDDDDPSYWADVDDDPVQSRHSYIVHAEVNAILNCVVLPLTGSTIYTTQFPCPRCVQSIIQVGIKRVVFLDKKTHQVALNSASDKMLVDAGIEVLSLEELESTASRWCEKLDEFVRTTGQEMPVATAPLPPSGI